AACCATGGCGTCTGATCAAAGGCTCCTCTCCACAAAAGAGGCGGACTATCAGCTCATGCTGGCGGCCGAGGTTCATCTCGGAACCAAAAATTGCGATTTCCAGATGGAGCGCTACGTCTttaagcgccgcaatgatggtAAATTACCCTACTTAGCATGTTTTCCGTTGCAATTACTAATGTGATTGTTTGATAGTTTCAATTTGTTACTctgcatatttttttctttttgatcaTGTATTTTTGTATGGAATTTGAGATTTATTGGATGTTTGAAGGGcgcaattaagaaaaattgtagtTTAGTGTAATGTCTGTTTAGAGTAATTAGTGAAGATATACCAATTATCTTATAGGATAATCATATGGCTGATAATTGATATGTGTTTACTAAATGTATTGTTTCTAGTTAAGCTCATAATTTTGATAATTCTTAATTGTTTAAGCTGACAAAGGTCACAAAATCAGTTTATCAGCTGCTTTTGGCTGTGATATCACTTAACTGATTTACTTATAATCAATTTGTCAGGAATTTTCATCATTAATATTGGGAGAACCTGGGAAAAGCTTATGATGGCTGCCCGGGTTATTGTTGCTATCGAGAACCCACAAGACATTATCGTGCAGTCTGCCAGGCCGTACGGACAGAGAGCTGTTTTGAAGTTTGCCCAGTACACAGGTGCTCAGGCAATTGCAGGGCGTCATACGCCAGGAACCTTCACTAATCAGCTTCAGACCTCCTTTAGTGAGCCGAGGCTGCTCATTCTTACTGATCCAAGGACCGATCATCAGGTCATTGCCACTCACTGCTTAGTTTTATGGTTGTGATAGTGTATGTCTTTTTCTGTTGCTAATATGACATTCCATTCTTCTGCAGCCTATTAAGGAAGCTGCTCTTTACAATATCCCCACCATTGCCTTCTGTGATACGGATTCTCCAATGCGCTATGTTGATATTGGCATTCCAGCTAATAACAAAGGGAAGCACAGCATTGGTTGCTTGTTCTGGCTTTTGGCTAGGATGGTGCTGCAGATGCGCAGTGTGATTGCTCCTGGACACAAATGGGAAGTCATGGTAAAAAAACTTTGAATACTTGGTTTCTTTTAATGCTCTTTTGTGTGGATGTGCTTGTTAAACAAGTTGTGCTTCGACAAAAGTGAAGGTTAAGGTTGATGTATGAGATTTATGTAGGGAGTAGTATTTGTTTTGTTCGTAGTTGATTTAGCTTCTCTATTGTCACAATTTGACAATTGGGCAA
This sequence is a window from Salvia splendens isolate huo1 chromosome 5, SspV2, whole genome shotgun sequence. Protein-coding genes within it:
- the LOC121802387 gene encoding 40S ribosomal protein SA-like; this encodes MASDQRLLSTKEADYQLMLAAEVHLGTKNCDFQMERYVFKRRNDGIFIINIGRTWEKLMMAARVIVAIENPQDIIVQSARPYGQRAVLKFAQYTGAQAIAGRHTPGTFTNQLQTSFSEPRLLILTDPRTDHQPIKEAALYNIPTIAFCDTDSPMRYVDIGIPANNKGKHSIGCLFWLLARMVLQMRSVIAPGHKWEVMVDLFFYREPEEAKEEEQDEVAALPDYADYTAAAGADWSSAQIPDAQWAPEVAGAIAPVTSGWTADAGAAVGGDGWDSAAAPATEAVPGVEVVPIAPAGWE